A segment of the Salvelinus sp. IW2-2015 linkage group LG23, ASM291031v2, whole genome shotgun sequence genome:
gttgtgtccaaacttttgactggtactgtacatcaagacAGATACAGCATATCTGATGCATAACACGCAATGTTCTTTCTGTCCTCTTACCTCTTACTCATACACAGACATATCtgttctcctgatgtactggtgCCTGCACCTCCATCCAACATGGTGACACTAcacctgaggaggaggaggaagagggggaggaggaggaagaagaagaaagatgtCCATTGTCCACAGTGAAGTGAGATTTGTCTTTTTACTTCATTAACTGACGATGACTGATCAATAAATTGTAGGTGCAATGGCAGTATGTCCACTATGGATATCAATTTCCCTATATACCTCCATCATTCTGATCTACTCACAGATGAGGCCCAGGTTTGACATCCTTACTCCCTGACACAGGCATCAGCCAGGAGTGGCAGCTAGTGGCTAGGATGTTGCCCTCGTcccatctctgtctcttcctgaAACATAGGCAAGGACCACAGAGTTATAAAACCTAGATGGCACGCCTCCTCGTATCTTCTTGATTTTATATCTCAGAACAGGGGAGATGGCTGAATGGTGAGCAGAATATAATTAGGCCTATTATGAATGGTGGAAATACAGTGCACGAGGTTCAATCAAACCTTTCAGGCATGAAACAGATGGATAACAAACGCTTGTTGATATTGAATTGAATAAACGTAAGTAAACCAATGTGCAATGCACCCCAAGCAATGTGCAATGCACCCATCCTCCGTCACTGAGGGATAATAAGGGGGAAATAAAAAGGACCTCACCGAAATTTAGAACTGTTACAATCTTTCTGTGTTTCCGTCACCCCAGAGCTGATGCTGGTCCTGAGGATGCCTTTGAGGGGCATGCTTGGGTCGGATAGTGATGCTGAGTTGGAACCAAGGCTGAGGTGGCACTGCAGCTGGGTCAGGGGCACTGGGGAGGACTGAAACAGAATAGAATATATACTTTGTCTATTTTAACAACTGAAATTTGTATTCTGCCTGACTCAACGGTCGCCGTCCTAGTCCCCGTCACCCCAAATACACATGTATGTCGAGTGGCACAGAGCCAGCCACAGAGCAGAACCCCTGGTTGTAGAGTAGTTTTAGGGGTTAAGGGCACAATGGCCGGAGATGGTACCTGGCAGTGCCAGGGGCAGTCGGGATTGTGAACTAAAAGCTCTGGTTCATCAGATAGATGAGAATTCTTCAGAATGCCTCTCAGGGGCATCAATGATGATCCAGCGCCAGAGTCTGTCATTGCATGTGACACCTATAGATGAGAGTCTGAGACTGAACTTCAGTGGGAAATTGCATTGTGTCAAAAATTaacatttgaaatggttgcatTGATGACAAACGTCTGTTAGACTCTTCCATCAGTCAAAAGTGGTGTCCTTATGCCTCCCTATGATATCTACCTATGCtagatatagacaattttgaggtagaaaaacatctgacaaacataatttgagtttttttttgCATAATCATCACTATTGATTTCAGAAGATATTTGCCATTCACTTACCTCATTCGGTTGATGGTCACTTCCCTCCCACGTTAAAATGGataattgattgatttgatctcAACAGAAAGCTTGTTCGTTGTCACAATGACTGAGCCATGTAATTCTGTAGTTACGCAATAGAAGGGTTGTGATGTAATAAAGAAAGTACGAGAAAATGGAAGTTCTACTGCTTTTTATGTACTTTATCTGCTGTGGTCTCTTTGGTTTTGGGTACCGTGATTTCTTCTCAAGAATACACTTGCAAAAGAACATTTATATTTTAGACCATTTAGCTGACGTTCTGCCGATGTTCGCTAGATGGCAGTACCTTTCTAGCCATTACGTCGCGGGGACAGATTATTTGCTGCTTGGCCGTGTCTGTTTTCAGTATTTACTTCCGCCAATAAAAATGGCAGCTTTGTAGCCCTTCgtgctgtgtttttgtgttgtcttAAGTGCTTACAAAAACTCAGGTAGGTTGATACAAGTTTTGATTAACTGTAAAAAATTAATACCAGCGGTTTATTCGCTGATGTTGTGATTGAATAGCGGGTACCTAAATAATGGATGTCTCAATGACTtaagtgtaatgtaatggaactgagagtcatgatcaagtgCTAACAGcatatggatctgtgcaaaactgctgCAGTGAGTGCATATTTTTCATTCGAAagattatttctcgctgatatgaaagataaggggcATATCAGCATATGTCTCAAAAACTGTTTCCACAAGCAATAATTATTGACGTTTCTTAACGTTAAAACACAGCCTCGGAATTGTAGTTCACAAGAAGATAACCGTAAGCGAAGCTAAACGCTGAAAACCCTTCAGATAACGGTTTTCAAGAGCTAAATAAGAATGCTGATGATGTGCCATCCCTCATAACTCCCTAATGAGCCCGCCCCACAAGTCTCTAATTTAGCGCCCTGTCTATTTGATTTCCCCTAGTTCCTCCagaatgcagaacgccacagagGGTCGTCCTCTATTTGGAGGAGCCCTGTCAGCCACCATCCCTCACAGTGCCAAAGACATCAGGTGAGACTAAATATCATGATCAACATATTTCTATGGTCAACACTGTCAGCTGCGGAGGGAAAGCTGAACTGTCTCAAGAGcacatttacccccccccccttgtatATGAACAGTGAATTGAGGGAGATTCCAGACAACCAGGAGGTTTTTGCCCACGACCACAATGACCAGAGCATCATCGTGGAACTACTAGAGTTACAGAGCCATGTCCAGAATGGAGACGCTGCCAGGTATGCACCAAAATGGTGAAGTGAGTGCATCCCAAATRggaccctattctctttatagtgcacactacttttgaccgaggttcatagggccctggtcaaaagtagtgcactatatgtagACGAGTGCCATTTAGGATGAATCCTGTGTGTTTTTGCAGTGATTTACTTGAGCAGAAGCTCACCGGAACTGAGTactggcacctcaaatgttctaggTTTTGAGTTCCTGCATCTTATAGAttttagctcaaaagtattgtggtgTTCTTCCACCTATATATGAACAGTACCAGCacatatttcagtccaagtcaagaaTTGCAATAGGAAGTGCTCACTGCTCAGCCTCACCTCTTAACGTTACCTTTGACCTTGAGGTACCACTTTGAGGATGTAGCAGGGAGCAACAAGGCATCGGCCCCAGGGACATCAGAGGTCAGGGCTGTGGTGGCCTTGCCCAAGTCAGACCTCTCCCTGGAGGAGTGCAGCTCTGCCTTTCTGCTCACTGGAACACAGTGTGTGGCCAAGTTCAATGAGGAAGTAcgtctgtctgtttctttcttagttttgaaaatgtatttattcttaGTAAAATTGTAACCTTGTTTTTTGAAAGGGAAAGTAAGTGCACTGTGACCTCTGACTGACAATCTCACCCGCAGCCTCGCGTGTCAATTCACGACCCTTTGCACAAACAGTAATGCCCATTCACCTTGGTAGTCATGTGTCCTATGCTCAAGAGGATTTATAGCCAAGTCTTTTTAGGAAATGCACAAGTGCTAGTCTTTTCCTTGTCACAGTCAGAAGGGTCATGTCAATTGCAGTTATATAGTCTGAGACCATGTGGAGGTTTATGGCATTCACCTCAACTGTTGGTAAACTCTAATTTGAACTGCTCTGGTTCCTTTTTATTTAGAATTGTACCTTATTTTGTTGC
Coding sequences within it:
- the rangrf gene encoding ran guanine nucleotide release factor is translated as MQNATEGRPLFGGALSATIPHSAKDISELREIPDNQEVFAHDHNDQSIIVELLELQSHVQNGDAARYHFEDVAGSNKASAPGTSEVRAVVALPKSDLSLEECSSAFLLTGTQCVAKFNEEAKNTVTIHLGLFRLPQFSTDVLVTFNDPLSISPGSSSAVGMGGEQQEDTEPWTLQDFQRLLQSLRLHDPGVFG